A genomic window from Passer domesticus isolate bPasDom1 chromosome Z, bPasDom1.hap1, whole genome shotgun sequence includes:
- the LOC135290784 gene encoding uncharacterized protein LOC135290784 isoform X1 — MSRALKTRQQDGRGKPSSVPGQAWVKEEEEEGPGAGPKWPPEKMEKFQPVWADPVEDLTEDQKFTQSRFRRRAQNFWKYVKNDEREETTISAIEGMVRCDPYNAEACAAVLDLLAQTETSNLKHVPAIVKFIHEWLVSNKDVSSEHRLDKSLLELTHAHPSDVVVTLLCSAPSCGRAALTMWKVLVSSSRTAKMVLSELPCILEDWPEHSTCTSDGNRKKVFALAATKALWEIIHLPLSPEATIVAPSLFVALLVQVFCSTEQMPEYINVLWRRWQKREHLPTNPKRFAVLTVKALLCRLWLEDVVLAVERKRGWDALLNNDTHHYAVGLLAREMHRVSKSFCEMIAHYLVMQLCREESCWRVPAMAFLVEFLQCLEKEEMVDTILQLMSSHLQSDCKEMRRLVLRGLLVLCNSPWKARKLQSFPESLMELLEDADGELVGLTLSVLSKMLQDNKVAIAVPIGLQLAEALQPLFDNDTSHVQLLSICLFRELIVYLKKEGKNSLKMCVRQSLLPLFYHLYDENRHVAKASLETLLQATKFLKKRKFKRLLERDQLWRCSECLLAEDRNTTDKYWHQSLAYLQSSQESMREIAIKFIGLIGQHMRERRQEEFQIICDALLGMANDISPSVSTLADQTLHSLRTAQRNRLPGPLQLLQDQLCRVYRR, encoded by the exons ATGTCCAGAGCCCTCAAGACCAGGCAGCAGGATGGCAGAGGGAAACCCTCCAGTGTTCCTGGGCAGGCCTGggtgaaggaggaggaagaggaaggccCTGGGGCTGGCCCAAAATGGCCTCCTGAAAAGATGGAGAAGTTCCAGCCGGTGTGGGCAG ACCCAGTTGAGGACCTGACAGAAGACCAGAAGTTCACCCAAAGCCGTTTCAGACGTAGAGCTCAG AATTTTTGGAAATACGTCAAGAATGATGAACGAGAAGAGACCACCATTTCAGCCATCGAGGGCATGGTACGCTGTGACCCCTATAATGCTGaggcttgtgctgctgtgctggatttGCTTGCACAGACAGAAACCTCCAATCTTAAGCAT gtgccagccattGTGAAGTTCATCCACGAGTGGCTTGTGTCCAACAAGGATGTGTCTTCTGAGCACAGACTGGACAAGTCCCTTCTAGAGCTGACCCATGCACACCCCAGTGATGTGGTTGTGACCCTCCTGTGCTCTGCCCCATCATGTGGAAG agctgctctgaccaTGTGGAAAGTGCTCGTTTCCTCGAGCAGGACTGCAAAGATGGTGCTATCGGAGCTGCCCTGCATTCTGGAGGACTGGCCGGAGCACAGCACATGCACCTCTGATGGGAACAGAAAGAAAGTCTTTGctctggct GCAACCAAGGCACTGTGGGAGATCATCCATCTGCCcttgtccccagaggcaaccaTAGTGGCCCCCTCCCTCTTTGTGGCTCTGCTGGTCCAAGttttctgcagcacagagcagatgccCGAATACATCAATGTACTCTGGAGGAGATGGCAAAAGAGAGAGCATCTCCCCACCAACCCCAAAAG gtttgcggTGCTGACAGTGAAAGCACTGCTCTGCCGTCTGTGGCTCGAGGATGTTGTGTTGGCAGTTGAACGTAAGAGAGGCTGGGACGCACTCCTCAACAatgacacccaccactatgcagTGGGTCTGTTGGCCAG AGAGATGCACCGTGTCTCCAAGTCCTTCTGTGAAATGATCGCACACTACCTGGtcatgcagctctgcagggaggagtcatGCTGGCgggtccctgccatggcatTCCTTGTCGAG TTTCTGCAATGCCTTGAAAAAGAGGAAATGGTTGATACCATCCTGCAGCTCATGTCAAGTCATCTGCAGAGTGACTGCAAAGAAATGCGTCGCTTGGTGCTCAGAGGTCTCCTCGTGCTGTGCAACAGTCCCTGGAAG gccagaaaGTTACAGAGCTTTCCTGAAAGCCTCATGGAACTACTGGAGGATGCGGATGGGGAGCTGGTTGGGCTGACCCTCTCTGTGCTCAGCAAGATGCTCCAGGACAACAAAGTGGCAATTGCTGTCCCCATTGgtctgcagctggctgaggcactCCAGCCACTCTTTGACAAT GACACCAGCCATGTGCAACTTCTCTCCATTTGCCTCTTTCGAGAGCTGATAGTCTACctaaagaaagagggaaaaaattccCTGAAGATGTGTGTGCGCCAGAGTCTGCTTCCACTCTTCTACCACCTGTATGATGAGAACCGGCATGTGGCAAAG GCCTCTCTGGAAACCCTGCTTCAAGCGACCAAGTTTCTGAAGAAGAGGAAGTTCAAGCGACTTCTGGAGAGGGACCAGCTGTGGAGATGTAGTGAGTGCTTG ctggcagaggacagaaACACAACAGACAAGTACTGGCACCAGTCCCTGGCATACCTGCAGAGCTCACAGGAGTCCATGCGAGAGATTGCCATCAAGTTCATCG GCCTCATCGGGCAGCACATGAGGGAACGACGGCAGGAAGAGTTCCAGATCATCTGTGACG CCCTTCTAGGCATGGCAAATGACATCAGCCCCTCTGTCTCAACCCTGGCAGATCAAACATTGCACAGCCTAAGAACTGCACAAAGAAATAGATTGCCTGGCCCATTGCAGCTGCTACAAGACCAGCTGTGCAGGGTATATAGGAGATAA
- the LOC135290784 gene encoding uncharacterized protein LOC135290784 isoform X2 yields the protein MSRALKTRQQDGRGKPSSVPGQAWVKEEEEEGPGAGPKWPPEKMEKFQPVWADPVEDLTEDQKFTQSRFRRRAQNFWKYVKNDEREETTISAIEGMVRCDPYNAEACAAVLDLLAQTETSNLKHVPAIVKFIHEWLVSNKDVSSEHRLDKSLLELTHAHPSDVVVTLLCSAPSCGRTAKMVLSELPCILEDWPEHSTCTSDGNRKKVFALAATKALWEIIHLPLSPEATIVAPSLFVALLVQVFCSTEQMPEYINVLWRRWQKREHLPTNPKRFAVLTVKALLCRLWLEDVVLAVERKRGWDALLNNDTHHYAVGLLAREMHRVSKSFCEMIAHYLVMQLCREESCWRVPAMAFLVEFLQCLEKEEMVDTILQLMSSHLQSDCKEMRRLVLRGLLVLCNSPWKARKLQSFPESLMELLEDADGELVGLTLSVLSKMLQDNKVAIAVPIGLQLAEALQPLFDNDTSHVQLLSICLFRELIVYLKKEGKNSLKMCVRQSLLPLFYHLYDENRHVAKASLETLLQATKFLKKRKFKRLLERDQLWRCSECLLAEDRNTTDKYWHQSLAYLQSSQESMREIAIKFIGLIGQHMRERRQEEFQIICDALLGMANDISPSVSTLADQTLHSLRTAQRNRLPGPLQLLQDQLCRVYRR from the exons ATGTCCAGAGCCCTCAAGACCAGGCAGCAGGATGGCAGAGGGAAACCCTCCAGTGTTCCTGGGCAGGCCTGggtgaaggaggaggaagaggaaggccCTGGGGCTGGCCCAAAATGGCCTCCTGAAAAGATGGAGAAGTTCCAGCCGGTGTGGGCAG ACCCAGTTGAGGACCTGACAGAAGACCAGAAGTTCACCCAAAGCCGTTTCAGACGTAGAGCTCAG AATTTTTGGAAATACGTCAAGAATGATGAACGAGAAGAGACCACCATTTCAGCCATCGAGGGCATGGTACGCTGTGACCCCTATAATGCTGaggcttgtgctgctgtgctggatttGCTTGCACAGACAGAAACCTCCAATCTTAAGCAT gtgccagccattGTGAAGTTCATCCACGAGTGGCTTGTGTCCAACAAGGATGTGTCTTCTGAGCACAGACTGGACAAGTCCCTTCTAGAGCTGACCCATGCACACCCCAGTGATGTGGTTGTGACCCTCCTGTGCTCTGCCCCATCATGTGGAAG GACTGCAAAGATGGTGCTATCGGAGCTGCCCTGCATTCTGGAGGACTGGCCGGAGCACAGCACATGCACCTCTGATGGGAACAGAAAGAAAGTCTTTGctctggct GCAACCAAGGCACTGTGGGAGATCATCCATCTGCCcttgtccccagaggcaaccaTAGTGGCCCCCTCCCTCTTTGTGGCTCTGCTGGTCCAAGttttctgcagcacagagcagatgccCGAATACATCAATGTACTCTGGAGGAGATGGCAAAAGAGAGAGCATCTCCCCACCAACCCCAAAAG gtttgcggTGCTGACAGTGAAAGCACTGCTCTGCCGTCTGTGGCTCGAGGATGTTGTGTTGGCAGTTGAACGTAAGAGAGGCTGGGACGCACTCCTCAACAatgacacccaccactatgcagTGGGTCTGTTGGCCAG AGAGATGCACCGTGTCTCCAAGTCCTTCTGTGAAATGATCGCACACTACCTGGtcatgcagctctgcagggaggagtcatGCTGGCgggtccctgccatggcatTCCTTGTCGAG TTTCTGCAATGCCTTGAAAAAGAGGAAATGGTTGATACCATCCTGCAGCTCATGTCAAGTCATCTGCAGAGTGACTGCAAAGAAATGCGTCGCTTGGTGCTCAGAGGTCTCCTCGTGCTGTGCAACAGTCCCTGGAAG gccagaaaGTTACAGAGCTTTCCTGAAAGCCTCATGGAACTACTGGAGGATGCGGATGGGGAGCTGGTTGGGCTGACCCTCTCTGTGCTCAGCAAGATGCTCCAGGACAACAAAGTGGCAATTGCTGTCCCCATTGgtctgcagctggctgaggcactCCAGCCACTCTTTGACAAT GACACCAGCCATGTGCAACTTCTCTCCATTTGCCTCTTTCGAGAGCTGATAGTCTACctaaagaaagagggaaaaaattccCTGAAGATGTGTGTGCGCCAGAGTCTGCTTCCACTCTTCTACCACCTGTATGATGAGAACCGGCATGTGGCAAAG GCCTCTCTGGAAACCCTGCTTCAAGCGACCAAGTTTCTGAAGAAGAGGAAGTTCAAGCGACTTCTGGAGAGGGACCAGCTGTGGAGATGTAGTGAGTGCTTG ctggcagaggacagaaACACAACAGACAAGTACTGGCACCAGTCCCTGGCATACCTGCAGAGCTCACAGGAGTCCATGCGAGAGATTGCCATCAAGTTCATCG GCCTCATCGGGCAGCACATGAGGGAACGACGGCAGGAAGAGTTCCAGATCATCTGTGACG CCCTTCTAGGCATGGCAAATGACATCAGCCCCTCTGTCTCAACCCTGGCAGATCAAACATTGCACAGCCTAAGAACTGCACAAAGAAATAGATTGCCTGGCCCATTGCAGCTGCTACAAGACCAGCTGTGCAGGGTATATAGGAGATAA
- the LOC135290784 gene encoding uncharacterized protein LOC135290784 isoform X3, which produces MSRALKTRQQDGRGKPSSVPGQAWVKEEEEEGPGAGPKWPPEKMEKFQPVWADPVEDLTEDQKFTQSRFRRRAQNFWKYVKNDEREETTISAIEGMVPAIVKFIHEWLVSNKDVSSEHRLDKSLLELTHAHPSDVVVTLLCSAPSCGRAALTMWKVLVSSSRTAKMVLSELPCILEDWPEHSTCTSDGNRKKVFALAATKALWEIIHLPLSPEATIVAPSLFVALLVQVFCSTEQMPEYINVLWRRWQKREHLPTNPKRFAVLTVKALLCRLWLEDVVLAVERKRGWDALLNNDTHHYAVGLLAREMHRVSKSFCEMIAHYLVMQLCREESCWRVPAMAFLVEFLQCLEKEEMVDTILQLMSSHLQSDCKEMRRLVLRGLLVLCNSPWKARKLQSFPESLMELLEDADGELVGLTLSVLSKMLQDNKVAIAVPIGLQLAEALQPLFDNDTSHVQLLSICLFRELIVYLKKEGKNSLKMCVRQSLLPLFYHLYDENRHVAKASLETLLQATKFLKKRKFKRLLERDQLWRCSECLLAEDRNTTDKYWHQSLAYLQSSQESMREIAIKFIGLIGQHMRERRQEEFQIICDALLGMANDISPSVSTLADQTLHSLRTAQRNRLPGPLQLLQDQLCRVYRR; this is translated from the exons ATGTCCAGAGCCCTCAAGACCAGGCAGCAGGATGGCAGAGGGAAACCCTCCAGTGTTCCTGGGCAGGCCTGggtgaaggaggaggaagaggaaggccCTGGGGCTGGCCCAAAATGGCCTCCTGAAAAGATGGAGAAGTTCCAGCCGGTGTGGGCAG ACCCAGTTGAGGACCTGACAGAAGACCAGAAGTTCACCCAAAGCCGTTTCAGACGTAGAGCTCAG AATTTTTGGAAATACGTCAAGAATGATGAACGAGAAGAGACCACCATTTCAGCCATCGAGGGCATG gtgccagccattGTGAAGTTCATCCACGAGTGGCTTGTGTCCAACAAGGATGTGTCTTCTGAGCACAGACTGGACAAGTCCCTTCTAGAGCTGACCCATGCACACCCCAGTGATGTGGTTGTGACCCTCCTGTGCTCTGCCCCATCATGTGGAAG agctgctctgaccaTGTGGAAAGTGCTCGTTTCCTCGAGCAGGACTGCAAAGATGGTGCTATCGGAGCTGCCCTGCATTCTGGAGGACTGGCCGGAGCACAGCACATGCACCTCTGATGGGAACAGAAAGAAAGTCTTTGctctggct GCAACCAAGGCACTGTGGGAGATCATCCATCTGCCcttgtccccagaggcaaccaTAGTGGCCCCCTCCCTCTTTGTGGCTCTGCTGGTCCAAGttttctgcagcacagagcagatgccCGAATACATCAATGTACTCTGGAGGAGATGGCAAAAGAGAGAGCATCTCCCCACCAACCCCAAAAG gtttgcggTGCTGACAGTGAAAGCACTGCTCTGCCGTCTGTGGCTCGAGGATGTTGTGTTGGCAGTTGAACGTAAGAGAGGCTGGGACGCACTCCTCAACAatgacacccaccactatgcagTGGGTCTGTTGGCCAG AGAGATGCACCGTGTCTCCAAGTCCTTCTGTGAAATGATCGCACACTACCTGGtcatgcagctctgcagggaggagtcatGCTGGCgggtccctgccatggcatTCCTTGTCGAG TTTCTGCAATGCCTTGAAAAAGAGGAAATGGTTGATACCATCCTGCAGCTCATGTCAAGTCATCTGCAGAGTGACTGCAAAGAAATGCGTCGCTTGGTGCTCAGAGGTCTCCTCGTGCTGTGCAACAGTCCCTGGAAG gccagaaaGTTACAGAGCTTTCCTGAAAGCCTCATGGAACTACTGGAGGATGCGGATGGGGAGCTGGTTGGGCTGACCCTCTCTGTGCTCAGCAAGATGCTCCAGGACAACAAAGTGGCAATTGCTGTCCCCATTGgtctgcagctggctgaggcactCCAGCCACTCTTTGACAAT GACACCAGCCATGTGCAACTTCTCTCCATTTGCCTCTTTCGAGAGCTGATAGTCTACctaaagaaagagggaaaaaattccCTGAAGATGTGTGTGCGCCAGAGTCTGCTTCCACTCTTCTACCACCTGTATGATGAGAACCGGCATGTGGCAAAG GCCTCTCTGGAAACCCTGCTTCAAGCGACCAAGTTTCTGAAGAAGAGGAAGTTCAAGCGACTTCTGGAGAGGGACCAGCTGTGGAGATGTAGTGAGTGCTTG ctggcagaggacagaaACACAACAGACAAGTACTGGCACCAGTCCCTGGCATACCTGCAGAGCTCACAGGAGTCCATGCGAGAGATTGCCATCAAGTTCATCG GCCTCATCGGGCAGCACATGAGGGAACGACGGCAGGAAGAGTTCCAGATCATCTGTGACG CCCTTCTAGGCATGGCAAATGACATCAGCCCCTCTGTCTCAACCCTGGCAGATCAAACATTGCACAGCCTAAGAACTGCACAAAGAAATAGATTGCCTGGCCCATTGCAGCTGCTACAAGACCAGCTGTGCAGGGTATATAGGAGATAA